The following coding sequences lie in one Flavobacteriales bacterium genomic window:
- a CDS encoding PorV/PorQ family protein, whose amino-acid sequence MLKVKITILLICSTILSFAQTSAPKYSNEFLAIGVGARALGMSNSNITSVNDVTSGYWNPAGLTRIDKDFSLGLMHAEYFAGIAKYDYGGFAAKIDSVSSFGVSIVRFGVDDIPNTTQLIDADGNINYDRITSFSVADYAFLFSYARRSNIPGLRYGANVKIIYRKVGDFAKAYGFGLDLGGQYDYKGWNFAVMARDVTSTFNAWSFSLDEETIDVFEATGNEIPENSTEVTLPKVILGVAKNIRISKKFNALSEINFDLSTDGKRNVLITGDPVSIDPHMGVEVGYDNLIFLRFGVGNFQKVTDIYANDKISYQPNFGIGIKFKGVSLDYALSDIGDQSEALYSNIFSLKFDFNKIVHAKEPKQQ is encoded by the coding sequence ATGCTTAAAGTAAAAATAACCATATTATTAATTTGTTCTACGATATTGTCGTTTGCACAAACTTCTGCACCAAAATATAGTAACGAGTTTTTAGCTATTGGTGTAGGGGCAAGAGCGTTGGGTATGTCTAATTCTAACATAACCTCTGTTAATGATGTTACTTCTGGTTATTGGAACCCTGCTGGATTAACCAGAATTGATAAAGATTTTTCATTAGGATTGATGCATGCAGAATACTTCGCTGGTATTGCTAAATACGATTATGGTGGTTTTGCAGCAAAAATTGACAGTGTAAGTTCGTTTGGTGTTTCTATCGTTCGATTTGGTGTTGATGATATTCCGAATACCACTCAATTAATTGATGCAGATGGCAATATAAATTACGATAGAATAACTTCGTTTTCGGTGGCTGACTATGCCTTTTTATTTTCTTATGCTCGTCGTTCAAATATACCTGGATTAAGATATGGAGCTAACGTAAAAATTATCTACCGTAAAGTTGGTGATTTTGCTAAAGCGTATGGTTTTGGATTAGATTTAGGTGGACAATACGACTATAAAGGTTGGAATTTTGCTGTTATGGCAAGAGACGTAACATCTACCTTTAATGCGTGGAGTTTTTCGTTGGATGAGGAGACAATTGATGTTTTTGAAGCCACTGGCAACGAAATTCCAGAAAACTCTACCGAAGTTACATTGCCAAAAGTAATTTTGGGTGTTGCAAAAAATATCAGAATCAGTAAAAAATTTAATGCATTGAGTGAAATAAATTTTGATTTATCAACCGATGGTAAAAGAAATGTTTTAATTACTGGAGATCCTGTTAGTATTGACCCGCACATGGGTGTTGAAGTTGGATACGATAATTTGATATTTTTGAGATTTGGGGTTGGTAATTTCCAAAAGGTAACGGACATTTATGCAAACGACAAAATTTCTTATCAACCCAATTTTGGTATAGGAATTAAATTTAAAGGAGTTTCGTTAGATTATGCATTGTCGGATATTGGTGACCAATCTGAGGCGTTATATTCCAATATCTTTTCGTTGAAGTTCGATTTCAACAAAATTGTTCATGCTAAAGAACCAAAACAACAATAA
- a CDS encoding HAD family phosphatase has product MLKGIENIIFDLGGVIINLNQDLTHKAFKELFDDNFDKIIAEATANNIFEHYETGNLSTLQFLNFFQKYKPVLSHQQLISAWNSMLLDIPKSRIDLIKELSKNYNVYLLSNTNEIHYNYIEDYYQRIFIQGNFESLFNKVYLSYQVRLRKPTLEIFEFVLDNGSLNPEKTLFIDDSLEHINSALKLGIKAQHLNLNNNDTLTTLLNEY; this is encoded by the coding sequence ATGCTAAAAGGGATTGAAAATATCATATTTGATTTAGGAGGGGTTATTATCAATCTTAATCAAGACTTAACCCATAAGGCTTTTAAAGAATTGTTTGATGATAATTTTGATAAAATTATTGCTGAAGCAACAGCTAATAATATATTTGAACATTATGAAACAGGCAATTTATCTACGCTTCAGTTTTTAAATTTCTTTCAAAAATATAAGCCAGTATTGAGCCATCAACAATTAATTTCAGCATGGAATAGTATGCTGTTGGATATTCCAAAATCAAGAATAGACTTAATCAAAGAGCTATCGAAAAATTATAATGTTTATCTACTGAGTAATACCAATGAAATACATTACAATTATATTGAAGACTACTATCAACGAATTTTTATACAGGGTAATTTTGAGTCGTTGTTTAATAAAGTTTACCTTTCTTATCAAGTAAGATTGAGAAAACCAACCCTTGAAATTTTTGAGTTTGTATTGGATAACGGCAGCCTTAATCCTGAAAAAACCTTGTTTATTGATGATTCATTAGAACACATTAATTCAGCACTAAAACTGGGCATTAAAGCTCAGCATTTGAATCTTAACAATAATGATACATTAACAACATTGCTAAATGAATATTAA
- a CDS encoding MotA/TolQ/ExbB proton channel family protein — protein sequence MLSQILLQISVGNTPVQTVPSPITTEKTLSIWELVSSGGIGGNIIMISLLVLSIIAVYIIVERFLSIAKASKEDANFMNQIKDFILDGKIDAAKSLCKMNQTPISKMIEKGINRIGKPLSDIGTAVETTGKLELNKLEKNLSTLATISGAAPMIGFLGTVIGMIMVFHKMASAGGNIDVEMLSQGIYTAMITTVAGLIVGIIAYVAYNILVAKVEKIVFVMEARTTEFLDILHEPAA from the coding sequence ATGTTAAGTCAAATTTTATTGCAAATTAGTGTTGGAAATACGCCTGTTCAAACTGTTCCATCTCCTATAACAACTGAAAAAACATTATCAATTTGGGAATTAGTTTCATCTGGCGGTATTGGAGGAAACATTATTATGATATCTCTATTGGTTTTATCAATAATTGCAGTTTATATCATTGTTGAACGGTTTTTATCGATTGCAAAAGCGAGTAAAGAAGATGCAAACTTTATGAATCAGATTAAAGATTTTATCCTTGATGGAAAAATTGATGCAGCAAAGAGTTTATGTAAAATGAATCAAACGCCAATATCTAAGATGATTGAAAAAGGTATAAACAGAATTGGAAAGCCTTTAAGTGATATTGGAACTGCAGTTGAAACAACAGGTAAATTAGAGTTAAATAAATTGGAAAAAAATCTTTCTACTCTTGCAACAATTTCTGGGGCTGCTCCAATGATTGGTTTTCTTGGTACAGTAATCGGGATGATTATGGTTTTCCATAAAATGGCTTCAGCTGGAGGTAATATTGATGTTGAAATGCTTTCACAAGGTATTTATACCGCAATGATAACTACTGTGGCTGGTTTAATTGTAGGTATTATTGCTTATGTAGCATACAATATTTTAGTAGCCAAAGTAGAAAAAATAGTATTTGTAATGGAAGCTAGAACAACTGAATTTTTAGATATTTTACACGAACCAGCGGCATAA
- a CDS encoding TonB-dependent receptor, protein MRKIILLFTSIIYSLSLCAQLVKVTDNTNLQPLSEVAIYCSNPTISAITNTKGLADISAFKNMDTIVFSHIGYTIKAYSYSELIALNYTVRLSEKSFSIDEVVISASRFEEKIKDVAQPIQVIKSKELAFMNQQTTAEVMQSSGNVLVQKSQLGGGSPVIRGFETNKVLMVVDGVRMNNAIYRGGHLQNIITLDNSMLDKLEIVFGPGSVMYGSDALGGVMHFYTKNPILSDSTSLTVKSNAFTRYSTAYNEQTGHTDISVGGKKFGSLTSITYSKFGDLRQGNIRNPFYGDFGKRTFYVERINGKDSMLTNNNVNIQKQSGYLQYDILQKFLFKQSSKVSHTINLQYSSSSNVPRYDRLTQLSGTNPKFAEWYYGPQKRMFASYTLTLSNENVIYDNARIILGYQNIEESRYDRRFRKDMLNRRIETVAVFTLNADFEKKLNKHEFRYGLDGWYNQVNSTASEQNIVTGKIAPIDTRYPDGGSIMQSIAGYLSHTFEISKKLILTDGLRVNNVLLNSKFIDTTFFPFPFKEVTQHSTSVNGNLGLIYMPGLGWRFTLLGSSGFRAPNVDDLSKVFESVPGRVVVPNPNLKPEYTYNIDFGLSKTFDDKITVGGTGYYTIYKNAITSSSGKFNGQDSIMYSGQLSQVTTNVNAAEAFIYGFNAYLNADVTEHFSITNTVNYTFGRLKTDSTDYPLDHISPVFGKTSFNLKLNKFRGEFFIQYNGTKSSNDYNLAGEDNQAYSTDPINGYMPSWMTLNVRSAYQFNKYMQLQVALENILDQNYRVFASNISAPGRNLVITLRGNF, encoded by the coding sequence ATGAGAAAAATTATTTTACTCTTTACGAGTATAATATACTCGTTATCGTTGTGTGCTCAATTGGTAAAAGTTACTGATAACACTAACTTGCAGCCTTTATCAGAAGTAGCTATTTATTGCAGCAACCCAACCATATCAGCCATTACCAACACCAAAGGTTTGGCTGACATCAGTGCGTTCAAAAATATGGATACGATTGTGTTTAGTCATATTGGCTACACCATTAAAGCTTATAGTTATAGTGAATTAATAGCTTTAAATTATACTGTTCGCTTATCCGAAAAATCATTTTCTATTGATGAAGTGGTTATTTCTGCTAGTCGTTTTGAAGAAAAAATAAAAGACGTAGCACAACCCATTCAAGTTATCAAGTCAAAAGAATTGGCTTTTATGAACCAACAAACCACTGCCGAAGTAATGCAGAGTTCGGGGAATGTATTGGTACAAAAAAGTCAGCTTGGTGGTGGAAGCCCTGTTATTAGAGGATTTGAGACCAACAAAGTATTAATGGTTGTTGATGGTGTCCGAATGAATAATGCCATTTATCGTGGAGGTCATCTCCAAAATATTATTACACTCGACAACTCTATGTTAGATAAATTAGAAATTGTTTTTGGTCCAGGTTCTGTAATGTATGGTAGCGATGCTTTGGGCGGTGTAATGCACTTTTATACTAAAAATCCGATTTTATCCGACAGTACAAGTTTAACTGTAAAATCAAATGCTTTTACTCGTTACTCCACTGCTTATAACGAACAAACTGGGCATACGGACATAAGTGTTGGCGGAAAAAAATTTGGTTCACTAACCAGCATTACTTATTCTAAGTTTGGAGATTTACGTCAAGGTAACATCAGAAACCCTTTTTATGGTGATTTTGGAAAAAGAACTTTCTACGTAGAACGCATAAATGGAAAAGATTCGATGTTGACCAACAACAATGTTAACATCCAAAAACAATCTGGATATTTGCAATACGACATCTTACAAAAGTTTTTGTTTAAGCAGAGCAGCAAGGTCTCACATACCATTAACTTGCAGTATTCATCATCTTCTAATGTTCCTCGTTATGATAGATTAACTCAACTTAGTGGAACGAATCCAAAGTTTGCAGAATGGTATTATGGACCACAAAAAAGAATGTTTGCATCGTACACGTTAACCTTGTCGAATGAAAATGTGATTTATGACAATGCTAGAATAATATTAGGTTATCAGAACATTGAAGAAAGTCGTTACGACCGAAGATTTAGAAAAGATATGCTCAATCGCCGTATTGAAACCGTAGCTGTTTTTACTCTTAACGCTGACTTTGAAAAAAAGCTGAACAAGCATGAATTTCGTTATGGACTTGATGGTTGGTATAACCAGGTTAATTCTACTGCAAGTGAGCAAAACATTGTAACTGGAAAAATAGCTCCTATAGACACTAGATATCCTGATGGAGGTTCTATAATGCAAAGTATTGCTGGTTACCTTTCTCATACATTCGAAATAAGCAAAAAACTTATTTTAACCGATGGTTTAAGGGTAAATAATGTGTTATTAAATTCCAAGTTTATTGACACTACATTCTTCCCTTTTCCTTTTAAAGAAGTTACTCAGCATAGTACTTCTGTAAACGGCAATTTAGGTTTGATTTATATGCCAGGGTTGGGTTGGAGATTTACTTTGTTAGGTTCTTCAGGGTTTAGAGCTCCAAATGTAGATGATTTAAGCAAGGTGTTTGAGTCGGTTCCAGGAAGAGTGGTTGTGCCAAATCCAAATTTAAAACCAGAATACACTTATAACATCGATTTTGGATTATCTAAAACTTTTGATGATAAGATTACCGTTGGAGGGACTGGATATTATACCATATATAAAAATGCGATAACTTCTAGTTCTGGTAAATTTAACGGACAAGATTCCATAATGTATAGTGGGCAATTGAGCCAAGTAACCACAAATGTAAATGCTGCAGAGGCTTTTATTTATGGATTTAATGCTTATTTAAATGCTGATGTAACGGAACATTTTTCGATTACCAATACAGTTAATTATACTTTTGGAAGACTTAAAACCGATTCAACAGATTATCCTTTAGACCATATTTCTCCAGTATTCGGAAAAACAAGTTTTAATTTAAAACTAAACAAGTTTAGGGGTGAATTTTTTATTCAGTATAATGGAACAAAAAGTTCAAACGACTATAATCTTGCCGGAGAAGATAATCAAGCTTACTCAACAGACCCCATTAATGGATATATGCCTTCTTGGATGACTTTAAATGTGAGATCTGCTTATCAATTTAACAAATACATGCAACTACAAGTTGCTCTTGAGAACATACTTGACCAAAACTATCGAGTTTTTGCATCAAACATTAGTGCTCCAGGTAGGAACTTGGTAATAACATTAAGAGGAAATTTTTAA
- a CDS encoding DUF4421 family protein, with amino-acid sequence MKYLVFCILLTSFVLSQNGYSTNSFTDNDSIVYYENLSHKLLITTGINSTFSDLTIKNKSDNKELQIKPLGQVSLTAGFNYKWLGLELGIGLPPNQQEKARKGNTSKLDLQLNIYSRRIGADVFFQHYTGFHLDNPNNFTTWRSDTLPQLPKMQQYAIGATSFYIFNHNKFSYSAPYVRNAKQIKSAGSLLGGIYFNLDAAASDGGFVPNDSLLINARDSFPIYAYNSTSFGVSFGYSYTLVISPSFFLNLTLMPGLGRKQIKIETFKIDSNGVQTRPLETTNGVSSRVMFRAAIGYEKNDFAIGTSFYSSRGTIAIKNFEFTPGLGSFRIFVAKRFGLSKKTKNHPTQ; translated from the coding sequence ATGAAATATTTAGTTTTTTGTATTCTTCTAACATCCTTTGTTTTATCTCAAAATGGTTATTCAACTAATTCCTTTACTGATAATGATTCTATTGTTTATTATGAGAACTTATCTCATAAACTATTAATAACGACTGGGATAAATTCTACTTTTTCTGATTTAACTATTAAAAATAAAAGTGATAATAAAGAATTGCAGATAAAACCTTTGGGACAGGTTAGCTTAACCGCTGGGTTTAACTATAAGTGGTTAGGGTTGGAACTTGGTATTGGATTACCTCCAAATCAACAAGAAAAAGCAAGAAAAGGCAATACTTCTAAATTAGATTTGCAGTTAAACATTTATTCTAGAAGAATTGGAGCTGATGTGTTTTTTCAGCATTACACAGGTTTCCATTTGGATAATCCAAACAATTTTACAACATGGAGGTCTGACACATTACCACAGCTTCCAAAAATGCAACAATATGCGATTGGGGCTACTTCTTTTTATATATTTAACCACAATAAATTTTCATATAGTGCCCCATACGTAAGAAATGCAAAGCAAATAAAGAGTGCAGGTAGTTTGTTAGGTGGTATTTATTTTAATTTAGATGCAGCAGCATCGGATGGGGGTTTTGTGCCTAATGATAGTCTATTAATTAACGCTCGAGATTCATTTCCAATTTATGCATACAATTCAACTTCTTTTGGGGTGTCTTTTGGATATTCATATACATTAGTCATTTCACCAAGTTTTTTTTTGAATTTAACACTTATGCCTGGGTTAGGGCGAAAACAAATAAAGATAGAAACCTTTAAAATAGATTCTAATGGTGTTCAAACGCGACCATTAGAAACTACAAATGGAGTTTCTAGCAGGGTGATGTTTCGAGCAGCAATAGGCTACGAAAAAAACGATTTTGCAATTGGAACATCATTTTATTCTTCACGAGGTACAATAGCAATTAAAAATTTTGAATTTACACCAGGTCTTGGGAGTTTTAGGATTTTTGTTGCGAAAAGGTTTGGTTTGAGTAAAAAGACAAAAAATCACCCAACACAATAA
- a CDS encoding class II aldolase/adducin family protein, with amino-acid sequence MSNQKHNIDEGYIKFNIEWINEPLCVDVPKELMLWRDKMHELKQIGHYAEINIGYGNISVKLDNGFLISGTQTGNIFPIQPNHFTLVSDYNIAQNSVVCIGPIKASSESMTHAAIYEAHPSIKAIIHIHNLDLWEELLNKVPTTNKDVPYGTPEMANEVFRLFKETNVDKEKIIVMAGHDEGIIAFGKNLDEAGAVLLNFLTKFN; translated from the coding sequence ATGAGCAATCAAAAGCACAATATAGACGAAGGGTACATAAAATTTAATATTGAATGGATTAATGAGCCGTTATGTGTTGATGTGCCTAAAGAGTTGATGTTATGGAGGGACAAAATGCACGAATTAAAACAAATTGGTCATTATGCTGAGATAAACATTGGATATGGAAATATAAGTGTTAAACTAGATAATGGATTTTTAATTTCAGGTACTCAAACGGGTAATATTTTTCCCATTCAACCTAACCATTTTACGTTGGTATCTGATTACAATATTGCTCAAAATAGTGTTGTTTGTATAGGTCCAATAAAAGCTTCGTCTGAATCAATGACTCATGCAGCAATTTACGAAGCTCATCCATCAATCAAAGCAATTATTCACATTCATAATTTAGATTTATGGGAGGAGCTATTGAACAAAGTACCAACAACAAATAAAGATGTTCCATACGGAACGCCAGAAATGGCGAATGAAGTATTTCGTTTATTTAAAGAAACAAACGTAGATAAAGAGAAAATAATTGTAATGGCTGGTCACGACGAAGGTATTATTGCCTTCGGAAAAAATTTGGACGAAGCAGGAGCGGTTTTACTTAATTTCTTGACAAAGTTCAATTAA
- a CDS encoding nucleoside deaminase: MLSVFSDEYFMKEALKEAQKAFDEDEVPVGAIVVCDNKIIARAHNMTEKLNDVTAHAEMLAITSTTNFLGGKYLNECTIYVTLEPCVMCAGALYWSQVKKIVYAASDEKRGFNSIGKNILHPKTEVIANTLSNESTELLTTFFKSKR, encoded by the coding sequence ATGCTATCTGTTTTTTCTGACGAATATTTTATGAAAGAAGCTTTAAAGGAAGCTCAAAAGGCTTTTGATGAAGATGAAGTTCCTGTAGGAGCAATTGTGGTTTGCGACAATAAAATAATTGCCCGAGCACACAACATGACAGAAAAACTTAACGATGTAACTGCTCATGCTGAAATGTTAGCAATAACATCGACAACCAACTTTTTAGGTGGAAAGTATTTAAACGAATGTACTATTTATGTCACTTTAGAACCTTGTGTAATGTGTGCTGGTGCACTTTATTGGAGCCAAGTAAAAAAAATAGTTTACGCTGCTTCAGATGAAAAACGAGGTTTTAATTCTATAGGCAAAAATATTCTTCACCCTAAAACAGAAGTGATAGCCAATACGCTGAGTAATGAATCTACCGAATTATTAACTACTTTTTTTAAGTCGAAAAGGTAA
- the mce gene encoding methylmalonyl-CoA epimerase: protein MKKIEHIGIAVKNLNDANLIYSKIFNQEPYKTESVESEAVSTSFFMVGENKIELLEATNPDSAIAKFIEKKGEGIHHIAFDVEDIYAEMSRLKSEGFVILNENPKKGADNKLVCFVHPKSANGVLIELCQEIK from the coding sequence ATGAAAAAGATAGAACACATAGGGATAGCGGTTAAAAACTTAAACGATGCTAATTTAATTTATAGCAAAATCTTTAATCAAGAACCTTATAAAACTGAATCGGTAGAAAGTGAAGCGGTCTCCACTTCTTTTTTTATGGTAGGTGAGAATAAAATTGAATTATTAGAAGCTACCAATCCTGATAGTGCAATTGCCAAGTTTATCGAAAAAAAAGGTGAAGGCATTCATCATATTGCTTTTGATGTGGAAGACATTTATGCTGAAATGTCTCGTTTAAAATCAGAAGGATTTGTTATTCTTAATGAAAATCCAAAGAAAGGGGCTGACAACAAATTAGTATGCTTTGTGCATCCAAAATCTGCAAATGGAGTGTTAATTGAACTTTGTCAAGAAATTAAGTAA
- a CDS encoding acyltransferase produces the protein MTNSKKYFDNLDASRFFAFIIVFLAHTFISINPIIKSSGAFQFVYNWGKIGMLGLEYFFVLSSFLISWIILEEQKITQSFNIKNFLVRRTLRVWPLYFLIVLIGIMLSYLSQQLTIQIEPIPPFKYFGLFIINFYIIENGTNFLFFLAFLWSISIEEQFYIVWSVVMKYLKINLLWLSVLLIVISVVFRAYYIHESLQLYFNTISALGNFGIGGIIAYLAFYNKKIFQKVIGMSKIQTIALYTILVLSIVFFNQLNQYKLFTIVSRLYFSILFALFILEQSYGKNRFFNPGKSKILNHLGKISYGLYCFHGVVITILIKALEQFSFAETYWHVFLIYPIIILIATIFISHISFKYFENYFLKLKSKFYTFTSN, from the coding sequence TTGACTAATTCAAAAAAATACTTCGACAATTTAGATGCAAGCCGTTTTTTTGCATTCATCATTGTATTTTTAGCTCACACCTTTATATCTATTAACCCCATAATTAAATCTAGCGGAGCGTTTCAATTTGTTTATAATTGGGGGAAAATAGGCATGCTGGGATTAGAATATTTTTTTGTACTCTCTAGTTTTTTAATTTCTTGGATAATACTTGAAGAACAAAAAATTACTCAATCATTCAATATTAAAAACTTTTTAGTTCGTCGTACATTAAGAGTTTGGCCGCTTTATTTTTTAATTGTATTAATTGGAATTATGCTCTCGTATTTGAGCCAGCAATTAACCATTCAAATTGAACCCATTCCACCATTTAAATACTTTGGATTGTTTATTATCAACTTTTACATTATTGAAAACGGCACAAACTTCCTTTTTTTCCTTGCTTTTCTTTGGTCAATTTCTATTGAAGAACAATTTTATATTGTTTGGTCGGTGGTTATGAAGTACTTGAAAATAAACTTATTATGGCTATCTGTACTACTTATTGTAATTTCTGTTGTTTTCAGGGCATACTACATCCATGAAAGTCTACAACTATACTTTAATACCATTAGTGCATTAGGTAATTTTGGTATTGGAGGAATAATTGCTTACTTGGCTTTTTATAATAAAAAAATATTTCAAAAAGTAATTGGAATGAGCAAAATACAAACCATTGCTTTGTATACCATTCTGGTTTTAAGCATAGTGTTTTTTAATCAACTCAACCAGTATAAACTATTTACTATTGTTTCTAGACTCTATTTCTCCATACTTTTTGCACTTTTTATACTTGAACAATCATACGGAAAAAATAGATTTTTTAACCCCGGAAAGTCAAAAATATTGAACCATTTAGGGAAAATTTCATACGGATTATATTGTTTTCATGGTGTTGTTATTACCATTCTAATTAAAGCTTTAGAACAATTTTCGTTTGCCGAAACCTATTGGCACGTCTTCCTTATTTACCCAATCATCATTTTAATCGCTACCATATTTATTTCGCACATCAGTTTTAAGTATTTTGAAAACTATTTCCTTAAACTTAAATCGAAGTTTTATACTTTTACAAGCAATTAA
- a CDS encoding CDP-alcohol phosphatidyltransferase family protein, with product MKKHIPNAITTLNLLCGCLAITNAFTGELYISSLLIFVGTIFDFMDGAAARLLKVSNPLGEQLDSLSDMVSFGLAPGIILFQYVNHLQEINPSDLITSYSWLPYLAFFIPVFSSFRLAKFNIDTRQTSSFIGLPTPANAGFFIFIVVIYFFPDFPQIIPTKNMVIPIISNPILMLGLGIVFSFLLLAEVPMFSLKMKSLKWKGNELPLTFILLFFLFLALFSLVAFPLILLLYVLWSTFAKITTK from the coding sequence ATGAAAAAACATATTCCAAACGCAATAACGACTTTAAACCTACTTTGTGGTTGTTTAGCCATTACTAATGCTTTTACTGGAGAGCTTTATATTTCTTCATTATTAATTTTTGTAGGGACCATTTTCGATTTTATGGATGGAGCTGCAGCTAGATTGTTAAAAGTTTCAAACCCTTTAGGCGAACAATTGGATTCTTTGTCAGACATGGTTTCCTTTGGTTTAGCGCCTGGTATTATTTTGTTCCAATATGTAAATCATTTACAGGAAATCAATCCTTCTGATTTGATAACTAGTTATTCTTGGCTACCCTATTTAGCCTTTTTTATCCCCGTTTTTTCTTCATTTCGATTGGCAAAGTTTAATATAGACACACGCCAAACTTCAAGCTTTATAGGATTACCTACCCCTGCAAATGCTGGTTTTTTTATTTTCATTGTGGTTATTTATTTCTTTCCTGATTTTCCGCAAATTATTCCTACAAAAAATATGGTGATTCCAATTATATCTAACCCCATATTAATGCTAGGTTTAGGAATTGTATTTTCTTTTCTTTTACTTGCCGAAGTCCCAATGTTTTCTTTAAAAATGAAATCGCTAAAATGGAAGGGTAATGAATTACCATTAACATTTATATTGCTATTCTTTTTGTTTTTAGCATTATTTAGCTTGGTGGCATTCCCATTAATTTTATTACTTTATGTTCTTTGGTCGACCTTTGCAAAAATCACTACCAAATAA
- the mtnA gene encoding S-methyl-5-thioribose-1-phosphate isomerase, whose amino-acid sequence MNINGKHHHTIWVNETNPALIQVFDQRYFPHKIEVFDISTTNEAAFAIKDMVVRGAPLIGVTAAYAMYLGCLEAKSQPRPQEYLKKVAEKLNATRPTAVNLAWAITEMIKAIDGIEDADDRIGVALKRANEIKQEDIDICFNIGQHGLKIIQEIAEKKGSRVNVLTHCNAGWLATVDWGTATSPIYQAYQAGIDVHVWVDETRPRNQGANLTAFELNQQGVPHTLINDNTGGHLMQHGMVDLVIVGTDRTTRNGDVANKIGTYLKALAAHDNNVPFYVGLPSSTLDFNMIDGVKNIPIETRDENEVKYIQGLEKGEIKSVLICPETTPALNYGFDVTPAKYVTGLITERGICKASEEGIKALFPEKF is encoded by the coding sequence ATGAATATTAACGGAAAACATCATCATACGATTTGGGTTAATGAAACTAATCCTGCGTTAATCCAAGTTTTTGACCAACGCTATTTTCCTCATAAAATTGAAGTTTTTGATATTTCTACAACCAACGAAGCAGCTTTTGCTATTAAAGATATGGTAGTTAGAGGTGCACCATTAATTGGAGTTACAGCTGCTTATGCGATGTATTTGGGTTGTTTAGAAGCAAAATCGCAGCCTAGACCTCAAGAATACTTAAAAAAAGTAGCTGAAAAACTAAATGCAACCCGACCTACGGCTGTAAATTTGGCTTGGGCAATAACAGAAATGATTAAAGCTATTGATGGAATTGAAGATGCTGATGATAGAATTGGAGTAGCGTTAAAACGAGCTAATGAAATTAAACAAGAAGACATCGATATCTGTTTTAATATTGGACAGCATGGATTAAAAATAATTCAAGAAATTGCAGAAAAAAAAGGTTCTAGAGTAAATGTTTTGACCCATTGCAATGCTGGTTGGTTAGCTACTGTCGATTGGGGAACAGCAACATCGCCCATTTATCAAGCATATCAAGCAGGTATTGACGTACATGTTTGGGTAGATGAAACTCGTCCAAGAAATCAAGGGGCTAACTTAACTGCTTTTGAATTAAATCAACAAGGCGTTCCACACACTTTAATTAATGATAATACGGGCGGGCATTTAATGCAGCATGGAATGGTTGATTTGGTTATTGTGGGTACTGATAGAACCACTCGAAATGGAGATGTTGCCAATAAAATTGGAACATATTTAAAAGCGCTTGCAGCTCACGACAACAATGTGCCTTTTTATGTAGGATTACCTTCGTCAACATTAGATTTTAATATGATTGATGGGGTTAAAAACATCCCTATAGAAACTCGTGATGAAAATGAAGTAAAGTACATACAAGGGTTGGAAAAAGGTGAAATTAAATCTGTATTGATTTGTCCTGAAACTACTCCAGCATTAAACTATGGGTTTGATGTTACTCCTGCAAAATATGTAACAGGATTGATTACCGAAAGAGGTATTTGTAAGGCTTCAGAAGAAGGAATTAAAGCATTGTTTCCTGAAAAATTTTAA